In Desulfobacterales bacterium, a single genomic region encodes these proteins:
- the selA gene encoding L-seryl-tRNA(Sec) selenium transferase — MDLFRMAGERLQLRDLVLPEQDGKGKKGGRVGEKTRNPGHDLQRQELLRAIPKVDEFLAWVAGETEAPLVMVKNTVRAILGDLRARILAGAVVGRKELARESLGRLFQQRLADRLAPNLKTVINATGVVIHTNLGRSILPADVVHNLGRAATRYSNLEFDLATGRRGSRYSLVEDLLRELTGAEAALVVNNNAAAVLLALDTLAKGREVVVSRGQLVEIGGSFRIPDVMAKSGALLKEVGATNRTHLRDYENAITGETALLLKVHTSNFRILGFTAEVSLDEMVALGREHSIPVMEDLGSGSLLDLSRFGLRKEPTVGEALKAGVDVVTFSGDKLLGGPQAGLILGQREIIARIKENPLNRALRIDKFTLAGLETVLRCYFDEEKALATLPTLAMLTMDPEIIKKRAKRLARRIQKQLAGSCRVSVLSTGSRVGGGALPEQDLPSWAVALAPDDRTINELETGLRGLELPIIGRIEDERLLLDMRTVADDQVVPLSRGLLALLGSNTP, encoded by the coding sequence GTGGACCTCTTTCGCATGGCCGGTGAACGGTTACAGCTAAGGGATCTCGTCCTGCCGGAACAGGACGGCAAGGGCAAGAAGGGGGGTCGAGTGGGAGAAAAGACGCGGAATCCGGGGCATGACCTCCAGCGGCAGGAACTGTTGCGGGCCATCCCCAAGGTGGACGAGTTCCTCGCCTGGGTTGCCGGGGAGACGGAGGCGCCCCTGGTCATGGTGAAGAACACGGTCCGGGCGATACTCGGTGATCTGCGGGCCCGGATTCTGGCGGGCGCTGTTGTTGGCAGGAAAGAGTTGGCCAGGGAGTCCCTGGGGCGGCTTTTTCAACAACGGCTCGCTGACCGGCTCGCCCCGAATCTCAAGACCGTGATCAATGCCACCGGGGTGGTGATCCATACCAACCTCGGTCGTTCCATCCTGCCGGCCGATGTGGTCCACAACCTGGGCCGGGCCGCGACCCGGTACTCCAACCTCGAGTTTGATCTGGCAACGGGCCGGCGGGGCAGCCGCTACAGCCTGGTTGAGGATCTGCTCCGTGAACTTACCGGCGCCGAGGCGGCACTGGTGGTCAACAACAATGCCGCCGCGGTGTTGCTGGCCCTGGATACCCTGGCAAAGGGGCGGGAGGTGGTGGTCTCCCGGGGACAACTGGTCGAGATCGGCGGCTCTTTCCGGATTCCGGATGTAATGGCCAAGAGCGGTGCCCTGCTGAAGGAGGTCGGCGCCACCAACCGGACCCATTTGCGGGATTATGAGAATGCGATCACCGGGGAGACCGCCTTGCTCCTCAAGGTGCATACCAGCAATTTCCGGATTCTGGGATTCACCGCCGAGGTTTCCCTGGACGAAATGGTGGCCCTGGGAAGGGAACACAGTATACCGGTCATGGAGGACCTGGGCAGCGGCTCGCTCCTTGACCTGTCCCGGTTCGGCCTGCGCAAGGAGCCGACCGTGGGCGAGGCGCTCAAGGCCGGGGTCGATGTTGTCACCTTCAGCGGTGATAAACTCCTGGGCGGGCCCCAGGCCGGCCTGATCCTCGGCCAACGGGAAATCATTGCCAGGATCAAGGAAAATCCGCTGAACCGGGCCCTGCGGATAGACAAATTTACCCTGGCCGGGTTGGAGACCGTACTCCGCTGCTACTTTGATGAGGAAAAAGCGCTCGCCACCCTGCCCACCCTGGCCATGCTGACCATGGATCCGGAGATTATCAAAAAACGGGCCAAGCGGTTGGCCCGGAGGATACAAAAGCAACTTGCCGGGTCTTGCCGGGTCTCGGTGCTGTCCACCGGATCACGGGTCGGCGGCGGGGCGCTGCCTGAACAGGATCTGCCGAGCTGGGCAGTGGCGCTGGCGCCTGACGATCGGACGATTAATGAACTGGAGACCGGCTTGCGCGGCCTGGAGCTACCGATAATCGGCCGGATAGAGGACGAACGACTGCTCCTGGATATGCGCACCGTGGCCGATGACCAGGTTGTCCCCTTGAGTCGCGGTCTCCTGGCACTCCTTGGGAGCAACACCCCATGA